In Desulfolucanica intricata, the following are encoded in one genomic region:
- a CDS encoding ATP-grasp fold amidoligase family protein — MSKFNTLVKTLIHNPSDVPKLFVVYLSKLGLLNWLPDVAYLKLHYRVMLKRKLDLNNPKTFNEKLQWLKLFDRNPEYTNLVDKYAVRDYVKNLIGEEYLIPLIGIYNNFDEINFNKLPNQFVLKCTHDSGGVILCNDKSKLDIDNAKMKINDCLKRNFFYYSREWPYKNVKPRIICEKYLVDESGIGLIDYKFMCFNGKAKCIFVCLNRFSPGGLNIDIYDTKWNKMPFGRRHHPNSGSVIPKPRNFDKMVEFAEKLSKDIPFIRVDFYESNGRLYFGELTFFPGAGLEEFTPDSYDLLLGSWLVLPKRLIMRDRGILK, encoded by the coding sequence GTGAGTAAATTTAATACTTTGGTTAAAACCTTAATACATAATCCTTCAGATGTGCCAAAGCTCTTTGTTGTTTATTTATCAAAGCTTGGTTTATTAAACTGGCTGCCTGATGTTGCATATTTAAAACTGCATTATCGTGTAATGCTGAAAAGAAAACTTGATTTAAATAATCCGAAAACATTTAATGAAAAACTTCAATGGTTAAAGTTATTTGATAGAAACCCAGAATATACAAATTTAGTTGATAAATACGCTGTTAGAGACTATGTAAAAAACCTAATAGGTGAAGAATATTTGATTCCGTTGATAGGTATATATAATAATTTTGATGAAATAAATTTTAATAAATTACCTAATCAATTTGTGTTAAAATGCACACATGATTCCGGAGGGGTAATTCTTTGTAATGATAAAAGTAAACTAGACATCGATAATGCAAAAATGAAAATTAATGATTGTTTAAAAAGAAATTTCTTTTACTACTCTAGAGAATGGCCATATAAAAATGTTAAACCAAGGATAATTTGTGAAAAATATTTGGTTGATGAATCAGGCATAGGGCTAATAGATTATAAATTTATGTGTTTTAACGGTAAGGCAAAGTGCATTTTTGTATGCTTAAATAGGTTCTCACCGGGTGGTTTAAATATTGACATATATGATACTAAATGGAATAAAATGCCATTTGGGAGGCGACATCACCCCAATAGTGGTTCAGTAATACCTAAACCAAGGAATTTTGATAAAATGGTTGAATTTGCAGAAAAGTTATCTAAAGATATCCCTTTTATAAGAGTAGACTTTTATGAATCGAATGGACGATTATACTTTGGTGAACTTACATTTTTTCCGGGAGCGGGACTTGAAGAATTCACACCAGATTCATATGACTTATTACTAGGCAGTTGGTTAGTGTTACCAAAAAGGCTGATAATGCGTGATAGGGGTATATTAAAATGA
- a CDS encoding pyridoxal-phosphate dependent enzyme, which yields MSKAKGIPCLVILPANVSGERIETNNKIIVKALGAQIIPCNKADVTATVARVIYECRAQGLNPYYIYGDIYGKGNEKVAVQTNVDVYYEIKEQELALRVHFDYIFLACDTGATLAGLICGQLNSNDEFKIIGISVARDKKHALSVVLDYIYYYFDDNTNARQKTLIF from the coding sequence ATGAGCAAAGCAAAGGGCATACCATGTTTAGTGATTTTGCCAGCAAATGTATCTGGTGAAAGGATTGAAACTAACAATAAAATTATTGTCAAGGCATTGGGTGCACAAATCATACCGTGCAATAAGGCTGATGTAACAGCGACAGTTGCAAGAGTAATTTATGAATGTAGAGCGCAAGGATTAAATCCTTATTATATATACGGAGATATCTATGGAAAAGGTAATGAAAAGGTTGCTGTACAAACCAATGTTGACGTTTATTATGAGATAAAAGAGCAAGAATTAGCGCTTAGAGTACATTTTGATTATATTTTTCTTGCTTGTGACACAGGAGCGACTTTAGCCGGATTAATTTGCGGTCAGTTGAATAGTAATGATGAGTTTAAGATTATTGGTATATCAGTAGCACGGGATAAAAAACATGCTTTAAGCGTGGTCCTGGATTATATTTATTATTATTTTGATGACAACACAAATGCTAGACAAAAAACTCTAATATTCTAA
- a CDS encoding O-antigen ligase family protein: MPLLVGKKNLRFRLGIVLACFYIFFSFMAHGSILNSNFHRISLYLFLAWSAFFILTKKNIAMNPYFKWYFMFICFCLFSVIYAVNSFYAMEALYSMLVVLGVTYAFSIVIKKETDFIVLFWTYSLSAFLLFIILLLSGNLHLDERLGTSLFGNANTFASRFMVAAICSMWLFLHNCNYKIRIIIFIALLTQLYALALSGGRKYFLIPFIFLYIIMLLRRDSKGKKHILKYTLVFGCVVILLFFLIFHVPIVYDAVGHRLESLYNLVTGSGYVDGSALARQHMIDYGFDLWLDKPILGYGINNFMGLYGADFGIYTYSHNNYIELLVNIGLFGFMLYYFYYMWLIRRLLIIKSDNLGLRNFFIAYICCLFIFEIGAVTYNLLIVQFFLAFSAIYISGYSNRIFSGVFK; this comes from the coding sequence ATGCCTTTATTAGTTGGGAAAAAAAACTTGCGATTTAGATTGGGAATTGTGTTAGCATGTTTTTATATATTTTTTTCTTTTATGGCACATGGATCAATTCTAAATAGTAATTTTCATCGCATAAGCTTATATTTGTTTCTCGCATGGTCGGCATTTTTCATATTAACAAAAAAAAATATTGCAATGAATCCATATTTTAAATGGTACTTCATGTTTATCTGTTTTTGCCTTTTTTCGGTTATTTATGCGGTTAACTCATTCTATGCAATGGAAGCGCTTTACTCAATGCTAGTTGTGTTAGGTGTTACATATGCTTTTTCAATAGTAATAAAAAAAGAAACAGATTTCATTGTTTTATTTTGGACGTATTCATTATCTGCATTTTTATTGTTTATAATTCTATTATTATCAGGCAACTTACATCTAGATGAAAGATTGGGCACGAGTCTGTTTGGCAATGCAAATACTTTTGCTTCACGGTTTATGGTTGCGGCTATTTGTTCTATGTGGTTATTTTTGCATAACTGTAATTATAAAATAAGAATAATTATATTTATAGCCCTGCTCACGCAATTATATGCATTAGCATTATCCGGCGGTCGAAAGTATTTTCTAATCCCATTTATTTTTTTATATATAATTATGCTGTTAAGGCGGGATTCAAAAGGTAAAAAACATATATTAAAATATACTTTAGTTTTTGGTTGTGTTGTGATTTTATTATTTTTTTTAATATTTCATGTACCGATAGTTTATGATGCTGTGGGACATAGGTTGGAATCTCTATATAACTTAGTTACAGGGTCAGGGTATGTAGATGGTTCTGCGTTAGCGCGTCAGCATATGATTGATTATGGATTTGATTTATGGTTGGACAAGCCAATCTTGGGTTATGGTATTAATAATTTTATGGGTTTATATGGCGCTGATTTTGGAATATATACTTATTCACATAATAACTATATTGAATTATTGGTTAATATTGGACTATTCGGATTTATGTTGTATTACTTTTATTACATGTGGTTAATAAGGAGACTGTTAATAATTAAGAGTGACAATTTAGGGCTACGTAACTTTTTTATAGCTTATATTTGCTGTCTTTTTATATTTGAAATTGGTGCAGTTACATATAACCTTCTTATAGTTCAATTTTTTCTTGCCTTTTCAGCAATATATATAAGTGGATATTCAAACCGTATATTTTCGGGGGTTTTTAAGTGA
- a CDS encoding UDP-glucose dehydrogenase family protein produces the protein MYKIAVVGTGYVGLVAGVCFAEVGHKVTCVDIDKNKINLMKQGISPIYEVGLEELMRKNYAAGRIDYTTDYKSAYKDADAIFIGVGTPEQPNGSADLSNIATVARQIAETIEKDCLVVVKSTVPVGTNDKVEQFIHDFLPHDGTKITGNGNGFGKKIRVEVASNPEFLAQGSAVHDTLHAARIIIGTESKWAEEMLMDIYKPFNLPIVSVSRRSAEMIKYASNNFLALKISYMNDIANLCELVGADIQDVAKGMSYDDRIGSKFLNAGVGYGGSCFPKDTKALEYLARQNGYELRTIKAAIDVNQDQKTMLYRKACRRLITFDGLKVAVLGLTFKPGTDDLREAPSLDNIPLLLERGANIYAYDPVGMDNFKKKYPEGKNGRGSITYVENPEATLKDANVCFIFTEWGEIQAVEPVTYKLLMRTPLVYDGRNIYNVEDMYRAGVEYYSIGRPNFKTSNAITEAAAASE, from the coding sequence ATGTACAAAATAGCAGTAGTTGGGACAGGCTATGTAGGGCTAGTGGCTGGTGTATGTTTTGCCGAAGTGGGTCATAAGGTTACTTGTGTTGATATAGATAAAAATAAAATCAATCTAATGAAGCAAGGCATCTCTCCAATCTATGAAGTTGGTTTGGAAGAGTTAATGCGGAAGAATTATGCTGCAGGAAGGATTGATTATACAACTGATTACAAATCAGCTTATAAAGATGCGGATGCAATTTTTATAGGAGTGGGCACACCGGAACAACCTAATGGTTCTGCTGACCTAAGCAATATAGCAACTGTAGCCAGACAAATAGCGGAAACTATAGAGAAGGATTGTCTGGTGGTAGTAAAGTCCACAGTGCCGGTTGGTACCAATGACAAGGTGGAGCAATTTATACATGATTTTCTACCCCATGATGGGACTAAGATTACGGGTAATGGAAATGGATTCGGTAAAAAAATAAGAGTGGAAGTAGCGTCTAATCCAGAGTTCCTAGCCCAGGGTTCTGCTGTTCATGATACACTTCATGCCGCCCGAATTATAATTGGAACCGAGAGCAAATGGGCAGAAGAGATGCTCATGGACATATATAAGCCATTTAATCTCCCTATTGTATCTGTCAGCAGGAGATCGGCAGAGATGATCAAGTACGCATCTAATAATTTCCTTGCTTTGAAAATATCCTACATGAACGATATTGCCAACCTATGTGAATTGGTAGGAGCAGATATTCAAGATGTAGCTAAAGGTATGAGCTATGATGATCGTATCGGAAGCAAGTTCCTAAATGCCGGTGTTGGTTATGGCGGTTCCTGCTTCCCTAAGGATACCAAGGCTCTTGAATATTTAGCCAGACAAAATGGTTATGAGCTAAGAACTATTAAAGCGGCTATTGATGTGAATCAAGACCAAAAAACTATGTTATATAGAAAGGCTTGCAGAAGATTAATCACTTTTGATGGCCTTAAAGTAGCTGTGCTTGGACTTACATTTAAACCGGGGACCGATGACTTGAGAGAGGCACCTTCCCTTGATAATATACCATTATTATTAGAAAGAGGTGCGAATATTTATGCTTATGACCCGGTTGGAATGGATAACTTTAAGAAAAAATATCCTGAAGGGAAAAATGGAAGAGGAAGTATAACCTACGTGGAAAATCCGGAAGCAACACTAAAAGATGCTAATGTATGCTTTATCTTTACTGAGTGGGGAGAAATTCAGGCAGTAGAGCCTGTTACATACAAATTACTTATGAGAACACCTCTGGTATATGATGGGAGAAATATATATAACGTAGAAGATATGTATAGGGCTGGAGTAGAGTATTATTCCATAGGAAGACCAAATTTTAAAACTTCTAATGCGATTACTGAAGCGGCAGCAGCCAGTGAATAA
- a CDS encoding SDR family NAD(P)-dependent oxidoreductase gives MKYKELNTDKLYLITGAAGFIGFFLAKRLLEQGCRVIGIDNINDYYDVNLKYTRLKKLKPFENFFFIKGDISDKDAVMQTFEEYKPNVVVNLAAQAGVRYSLENPDAYIQSNIIGFYNILEACRYHPVDHLVYASSSSVYGANKKVPFEESDFVDHPVSLYAATKKSNELMAHTYSHLYNIPATGLRFFTVYGPMGRPDMAYFGFTDKYFKGEPIRIFNNGNFEQDLYRDFTYIDDIVEGIVRLLNNPLIKTEEAAPHRIFNIGNNNPEKLMNFINALEKALGIALGREVKFKKIYEPIKPGDVPATFASTDLLYQEVGFKPETSIEEGLQKFADWYVGYYGTEIEKCNV, from the coding sequence TTGAAATATAAAGAATTAAATACTGATAAGTTATATCTGATTACTGGAGCAGCTGGTTTTATTGGGTTTTTTCTGGCTAAGAGGCTTTTAGAGCAAGGCTGCAGGGTGATTGGGATAGATAATATAAATGATTATTATGATGTGAATTTAAAATATACCAGGCTAAAAAAACTAAAACCATTTGAAAACTTCTTTTTTATCAAAGGGGATATTTCTGATAAGGATGCGGTGATGCAAACCTTTGAAGAGTACAAGCCTAACGTAGTAGTTAATCTAGCTGCTCAAGCAGGGGTTAGGTACTCTCTAGAAAACCCGGATGCATATATTCAAAGTAATATTATCGGATTTTATAATATTCTTGAGGCTTGCAGATATCATCCGGTAGACCACTTGGTTTATGCATCCTCCAGCTCAGTTTATGGGGCGAATAAAAAGGTGCCTTTTGAAGAGTCTGATTTTGTCGACCATCCCGTATCTTTGTATGCAGCAACTAAGAAATCAAATGAATTAATGGCACATACCTATAGCCATCTTTATAATATTCCAGCTACAGGACTAAGATTTTTTACAGTTTACGGTCCGATGGGTAGACCGGACATGGCTTATTTTGGATTTACTGATAAGTACTTTAAAGGTGAGCCTATTAGGATCTTTAATAACGGTAATTTTGAACAAGATCTTTATAGAGATTTTACTTACATAGACGATATTGTTGAAGGAATCGTGCGGCTTCTTAATAATCCTTTAATAAAAACGGAGGAGGCTGCGCCTCACAGAATATTTAATATTGGCAATAACAATCCTGAAAAATTAATGAATTTTATAAATGCATTGGAGAAAGCATTAGGCATTGCACTAGGCAGAGAAGTTAAATTTAAGAAAATTTATGAACCTATCAAACCCGGAGATGTGCCGGCAACTTTTGCGTCTACAGATTTGTTGTATCAAGAAGTAGGATTTAAACCAGAGACTTCTATAGAAGAAGGACTGCAGAAGTTTGCTGATTGGTATGTGGGGTATTATGGGACCGAAATAGAGAAATGTAATGTTTAA
- a CDS encoding GNAT family N-acetyltransferase has translation MKGNISIRKMENVKSEVERLSEFLYSIDRAFFIPLSEKVNIDSYAVKILTKGVVLIAEFEEQIIGSLLGYANDQTSHMAYISTFGLLESYRGYGIGYLLLSAMKEICIENGMKYICLYTHKTNDSAIRFYKRNGFVEKDDPGNRNDDVYLVCNLLLKNKKNVNPKANILVTAIGSYSADIVIKTLKSHGHYVVGCDINPKEWVADAYNVNQFYQAPYINDKEKYIAFIEKTCEKHKIEYVFPLTDPEVDLLSHEKDRLFEKNIHVCISNAQTIKLCRDKCQLSTFLLNHGINNVIPTKYMGDVDIVELPAFIKPISGRSSEGCRAVFDEKEYAYLKDTISRNKYIVQPYIQGNILTVDVIRDPITDEVVCIARRELLRNKSGAGTTVEIIENMELEALCISIARKVGIIGAVNFEFIESDDGEIYLLEINPRFSGGLEFSHLAGYDVVNNHLKCFTGKLIDKKGLIKRMIIARKYEEYVTQYIDN, from the coding sequence ATGAAAGGTAATATCTCGATTAGAAAAATGGAAAATGTAAAGTCTGAAGTCGAAAGATTATCTGAATTTTTGTATTCAATAGACCGAGCATTTTTTATCCCGTTAAGCGAGAAAGTTAATATTGATAGCTATGCGGTAAAAATTTTAACTAAAGGGGTTGTTTTAATTGCTGAATTTGAAGAACAAATTATTGGTTCTTTACTAGGCTATGCGAATGATCAAACGTCTCATATGGCGTATATAAGTACTTTCGGTTTATTGGAAAGTTATCGAGGTTACGGGATAGGTTACCTGTTATTATCTGCTATGAAAGAAATCTGTATAGAGAACGGCATGAAATATATATGTCTTTATACACATAAAACCAACGATTCAGCAATTAGATTTTATAAAAGAAATGGCTTCGTAGAAAAAGATGATCCGGGAAACCGTAACGATGATGTGTACTTAGTATGTAATTTACTTTTAAAAAATAAGAAAAACGTAAATCCCAAGGCCAATATTCTTGTAACTGCTATAGGTTCTTATTCAGCAGACATAGTAATTAAAACACTAAAATCTCACGGTCATTATGTTGTTGGATGCGATATCAATCCTAAAGAATGGGTGGCAGATGCATACAATGTAAATCAATTTTATCAAGCGCCTTATATAAATGACAAAGAAAAATATATCGCGTTTATTGAGAAAACCTGCGAAAAACATAAAATTGAATATGTGTTTCCGCTAACTGATCCAGAGGTTGATTTATTATCGCACGAAAAGGATAGACTTTTTGAAAAAAATATTCACGTATGTATATCAAATGCGCAGACAATTAAATTATGTCGTGATAAGTGTCAGCTTTCAACGTTCCTACTTAACCATGGAATCAATAACGTGATCCCCACTAAGTATATGGGAGATGTTGATATAGTTGAATTACCTGCCTTTATTAAACCAATATCGGGGAGAAGTAGCGAAGGGTGCAGAGCAGTATTTGACGAGAAAGAGTATGCATACCTTAAAGATACTATATCAAGAAATAAATATATAGTACAACCTTACATACAGGGCAATATCTTAACGGTCGATGTTATACGAGACCCTATAACAGATGAGGTGGTATGCATTGCCCGTCGTGAGTTATTGCGGAATAAATCGGGTGCTGGAACTACGGTAGAGATTATTGAGAATATGGAATTGGAAGCTTTATGTATTTCTATTGCTCGAAAAGTCGGTATCATTGGAGCGGTAAATTTTGAATTTATTGAGTCCGATGATGGAGAAATTTATTTACTTGAGATAAACCCGAGGTTTTCTGGTGGATTAGAGTTTAGCCATTTAGCAGGTTATGATGTAGTCAATAATCACTTAAAGTGTTTTACAGGGAAACTAATTGATAAAAAGGGACTAATTAAAAGGATGATTATTGCAAGAAAATACGAAGAGTATGTAACACAATATATTGATAATTGA
- a CDS encoding lipopolysaccharide biosynthesis protein, with translation MKNDITNIRVLSSLFWKLMERGGAHGIQFIVQIILARLLLPEDYGIIALVVIFTSFAGVFVQSGLNTALVQKKNADEADFSSVFYLSLFIACLIYIILFLAAPFIAAFYEEPQIISVLRVLSITLFFGAFNSIQNAVVSRNLQFKKLFFSSTGAILVSGIVGIYMAYAAFGVWALVGQQLVNQLFVTLILWFTIKWRPHLLFSLGRVKSLFSYGWKILVSTLIDTAYQDIRSLIIGKMYNPAMLGFFNRGQQFPGIIVANINGSIQSVMLPVLASQQDNRLRVKHMMRRAIITSSFIVFPMMVGLALIAEPLVKLLLTDKWLPCVPFLQIFSVSYALWPIHTANLQAIKALGYSDVFLKLEIIKKIMAFSILAVTVFYGIYAIALGQVLSGIISSFINSYPNKELLNYSYKEQWSDIYPSLLLSLVMGAVVYSLKWLGMSVLITLIIQVCVGVIIYIGMAWMFKLECFTYLFNTAKSLFSQR, from the coding sequence ATGAAAAATGACATAACCAATATACGGGTCCTCTCATCTCTTTTTTGGAAGTTGATGGAGCGGGGAGGAGCTCACGGAATACAATTTATCGTTCAGATTATATTAGCCAGACTACTTCTACCTGAAGATTACGGTATCATAGCATTAGTAGTAATATTTACTTCATTTGCGGGTGTATTTGTCCAGAGCGGGTTGAATACAGCCCTTGTTCAAAAGAAAAATGCAGATGAAGCGGATTTTTCATCTGTATTTTATTTGAGCTTATTCATAGCGTGTTTAATCTATATAATCCTGTTTTTAGCTGCACCATTTATCGCTGCGTTTTATGAGGAGCCCCAGATTATATCAGTATTAAGAGTGTTGTCCATTACCTTATTCTTTGGCGCATTTAATTCAATTCAGAATGCTGTTGTATCGAGAAATTTGCAATTTAAAAAACTGTTTTTTAGCAGTACAGGCGCTATACTGGTATCAGGTATAGTTGGGATCTATATGGCTTATGCTGCCTTTGGCGTATGGGCTTTGGTTGGGCAGCAATTAGTTAATCAGTTATTTGTTACGTTGATTCTTTGGTTTACTATCAAGTGGAGACCACATTTGTTGTTTTCGCTTGGAAGAGTGAAGAGTCTCTTCTCATATGGTTGGAAAATATTGGTGTCGACATTAATTGATACTGCATATCAGGATATACGTAGCCTTATTATTGGGAAAATGTACAATCCTGCGATGTTGGGTTTTTTTAACAGAGGACAGCAATTTCCCGGAATAATTGTTGCTAACATTAATGGCTCAATACAGTCAGTTATGCTTCCGGTTCTAGCATCTCAACAGGATAACAGGCTTCGTGTTAAACATATGATGAGGCGGGCGATTATTACGAGTTCTTTTATAGTTTTCCCCATGATGGTGGGACTGGCTCTTATAGCTGAACCATTAGTCAAGCTCTTACTAACTGATAAATGGCTACCCTGCGTTCCTTTTTTACAGATTTTCTCTGTAAGCTATGCTTTATGGCCAATACATACTGCTAATCTTCAGGCTATAAAGGCATTAGGATATAGTGATGTTTTCCTAAAGTTGGAAATCATTAAAAAGATTATGGCCTTTTCCATATTGGCAGTGACTGTATTTTATGGTATATATGCGATTGCTTTAGGGCAGGTTTTGAGTGGCATAATTTCTTCTTTTATAAATTCTTATCCAAACAAGGAATTACTTAATTACAGTTATAAGGAGCAATGGAGTGATATTTACCCCTCACTGCTATTGTCATTAGTGATGGGAGCAGTGGTTTATAGTCTCAAATGGTTAGGTATGTCGGTACTGATTACATTGATTATTCAGGTATGTGTGGGAGTTATCATATATATAGGGATGGCATGGATGTTTAAGCTTGAGTGTTTTACTTATTTATTCAATACAGCGAAAAGTTTGTTTTCACAACGGTAG
- a CDS encoding CapA family protein, with protein sequence MKILIAGDLVPTKSNIDLFNRADINALLGEKLVLLWNSADIRLFNLEVPLTNQEKPIDKCGPNLIAPTSTVKGIKALNPSLLVLANNHILDQGEQGLYSTTKVLEENNIDYVGVGSDINKAAQPYILERDGIRVGFYACAEHEFTIATEQSPGANPFDPLESLDHIHDLANKCDYLIVLYHGGKEHYRYPSPGLQKVCRKMVNKGADLVVCQHSHCIGAFEKYNGGTIVYGQGNFLFDHSESEFWQTSLLLNVTVTNESMLLEYIPIVKQGYGVRLASKQQAEEILHGFEERSRQILDETFVQQEYSKFAAQMLNGYLTAFHGNNLFFRVFNKLCRHKLATKLYTDKSLTVIQNFIECEAHRELVLAGLKSYRK encoded by the coding sequence ATGAAGATATTAATAGCCGGTGACTTAGTGCCAACAAAATCAAATATAGATTTGTTTAATAGAGCCGATATAAATGCTTTGCTCGGTGAAAAATTAGTTTTATTATGGAATTCTGCCGATATTAGACTGTTCAACTTAGAAGTTCCACTTACAAATCAGGAAAAACCAATTGATAAGTGCGGCCCAAATCTTATTGCCCCCACTAGTACTGTTAAAGGTATTAAAGCACTAAACCCTTCTTTGCTGGTATTAGCTAATAATCATATTTTGGATCAAGGCGAACAAGGCCTCTATTCCACTACTAAAGTATTAGAAGAAAATAATATTGATTATGTGGGTGTAGGTTCGGATATAAATAAAGCTGCACAGCCATATATTTTGGAACGGGATGGGATTCGAGTAGGATTCTATGCTTGTGCTGAACATGAATTTACTATCGCCACTGAACAAAGCCCCGGTGCTAACCCCTTTGATCCATTAGAAAGCCTGGATCATATACATGATTTAGCTAACAAATGTGATTATTTGATTGTACTTTACCATGGAGGCAAGGAACACTATCGTTATCCCAGTCCGGGCCTTCAAAAAGTCTGCCGTAAGATGGTTAATAAAGGGGCAGATTTAGTAGTATGCCAGCACAGCCACTGTATAGGCGCATTTGAAAAATACAATGGCGGTACAATTGTATATGGTCAGGGCAATTTTCTGTTTGATCACTCAGAAAGTGAATTTTGGCAAACATCATTACTGCTTAATGTAACAGTAACGAATGAGAGCATGTTATTAGAGTATATTCCGATAGTTAAACAAGGGTATGGTGTAAGATTGGCAAGTAAACAGCAAGCAGAGGAAATCTTGCATGGCTTTGAAGAACGATCCAGGCAGATATTAGATGAAACCTTTGTTCAGCAAGAGTATAGCAAATTTGCTGCTCAGATGCTTAACGGATATCTAACTGCATTCCATGGAAACAACTTATTCTTTAGAGTGTTTAATAAATTATGTCGACATAAATTAGCAACGAAATTATATACAGATAAATCATTGACAGTGATTCAAAATTTTATTGAATGTGAGGCCCATAGAGAGCTGGTTTTGGCCGGGTTAAAGTCTTACCGGAAATAG
- a CDS encoding glycosyltransferase, whose amino-acid sequence MNGDKVMVSVAVITYRHEKYIRQALDSILMQETNFKYEIVIGEDASPDSTREILLEYKERYPDVIKLILHEHNVGASRNSYEVKKRCKGKYIAQLEGDDFWTDKNKLQKQVDLLEQNHEWVGVAHNHYSVNNDGTNPVIGLQMWQVNREYTLKNYLNEGFSFHGNTLVYRNILPTSGERYKRLRFTANTMGDVITYCLLLDKGSIFVMSDVMLAHRAASSEDTSSYSFKQINQMIEFSNMYIKIVKAIEEWFDGKHDLSPLIANRTAIVIFNFLISKRCNIDKQELREYLKSLSPAIRRLSYYKFLKKLVSKAAGKIFKVYFNKRYL is encoded by the coding sequence ATGAATGGCGATAAAGTTATGGTAAGTGTGGCCGTAATAACTTATAGACATGAAAAGTATATACGTCAAGCATTAGATAGCATATTAATGCAGGAAACAAATTTTAAATATGAAATTGTGATCGGAGAAGATGCATCTCCAGATTCAACAAGGGAAATTTTATTGGAATATAAAGAAAGATATCCAGATGTTATTAAATTGATATTACATGAACATAACGTTGGTGCTTCACGTAATTCATATGAGGTTAAAAAAAGATGTAAAGGAAAGTATATTGCACAACTTGAAGGAGATGACTTTTGGACAGATAAAAACAAACTGCAAAAACAAGTTGATTTATTAGAACAAAATCATGAGTGGGTTGGAGTAGCACATAATCATTATTCTGTAAATAATGACGGAACTAATCCAGTTATTGGATTGCAAATGTGGCAAGTTAATAGAGAATATACGTTGAAAAATTATTTAAATGAGGGATTTTCGTTTCATGGAAATACATTAGTCTATCGTAATATATTGCCGACTAGTGGAGAACGTTATAAAAGGCTTAGATTTACAGCGAATACTATGGGTGATGTTATTACATATTGTCTGCTTTTAGACAAAGGTAGTATATTTGTGATGTCCGATGTGATGTTAGCACATAGGGCTGCATCGTCAGAAGATACATCATCTTATTCCTTTAAACAAATAAATCAAATGATAGAATTTTCAAATATGTATATAAAAATCGTTAAAGCTATTGAAGAGTGGTTTGATGGAAAGCATGATTTGTCACCTTTAATAGCAAATAGAACTGCTATTGTTATTTTTAATTTTTTGATTTCTAAGAGATGCAATATTGACAAGCAAGAATTAAGAGAATATTTAAAATCATTGTCGCCGGCGATTAGAAGATTAAGTTATTATAAATTTTTAAAAAAACTTGTTTCTAAGGCTGCAGGTAAAATATTTAAAGTTTATTTTAATAAAAGGTATTTATAA